The genomic window GAGCGTCACGACCGGATGCTCGTCGAGTTCGATGCCGCCGAGATGGGCCACGCGGCGGCGGATCGCCGCCGCGAGATCGAGACCGGTGCCGTCCTCCACGCGCAGGCCGTCCTGAAGTATCGCCTGAGCCTCCGCCTCCACGGAACGACCGCTCCGAGCCGCCCGCACGCGCAGCCGCTCCCGAAGCGTCCCGCCGGGATCGCGGATGGTGAGGCTGGTCGATGGTCGCGAAGAAGCCATGTCGCGTTTGTAGGAACGATTGCGGAAACCCGCAACGACAGCGCGACAGGAGGCGCCGGGCTTCCCACCCGGCGCCGCCCTCACTTACCGTCCGCGGCAGCCTTCACCCGCTTCTCCGCCGCCATGCGCCGCCACGGCGCGTCGGCCTCCCCCCGCATCAGCGCGTCCATGTGAGCGATCACGGCGGCCGCGTTCGCCCGCTCGGCTTACCGTCCCGGCGTCGAGGAGGACGCCGAACTCGAGCCCGTTCGTGCGCATCGGGATCGGGTCGGCCGAGGGCTCGACGTCGCGCAGATGCGCGAGGATCGCCGCGTCGTCGGCGCCCTCCGCGCGCATCGCGTCGGCGATGGAAGCCGCCCGCCTGAATCCACGCGCCCGGCCGGAAGCCCGAGGCGATGGGATCGCGTCCGTCGATCGCGGTCATGGTGCCGCTCCGTCTTCTTGCGGTGTCGTCCCGTTTCCGGTGATCCGATCGGATGTCCCCCTCTCCCCGCACGCGGGGAGAGGGGCTCCGTGCGGAACCGAAGCGTGCGACGGGAAACCGTCGCGGGCGGGGCGGGCGGCCCACGGCGAGCCGTCCGCCCCTCTTCGTCATCCGCGGATGAAATCCGCGATCAGCGCGGGCGCCGCCGTGTCGAAGCCGACGACGTCGAGCATTCCGGCATCGTCCGGGTCGGCGATGCTGAAGCCGTTGGAGACGAGCCCCACGACCACGAGCCTGGCCGGAATCCCGGTCTTCTCCCGGTATGCCCGCAGCGCCTCGACCGGATGGACCGGGCCGGCCCAGGTCTCCGAGTCCGTGTAGACCACGAACGCGTCGGCCTTCACGCCCCGCTCCAGCGCCCACCGCATCGGCAGCGAGCAGTCGGTCGCCCCGAAAGGCAGCCCGTCCGCCACGGTCGCCGCCTGATCGAGCCGCATCGACGGCCCGATCGGCAGCGTGGTGAGGGCCGCGCCCGCCTGCCAGTCGCGCCCGTCCTCCGCGGTGAAGGCGAGCGTCTGCCAGTGCTCCTCGGTCGCCGCGGTGACGAGCGCCATCGCGGCCGCCGCCTCGCGGGGCGTCAGCGCGGAGCCCGCGACGCTGCCCCAGCCCATGGAGCCGGACACGTCGAGGGCGAGCACGAGGCGCTTGCCCGTGGGCTCCACCGCCGCGAAGGCGGTGTAGAACGCCGCGTTCAACGCCTCGACGACGGCCGCCACCGGCTCCCAGGAGAGCCGGCCGCGCTGGCCGCGCCCGGACGCGTAGGTCTTGAGCGCCACCAGCAGTGCCATCGGGTGCAGGCGCGCCTTCAACAGGCGCTCCCGGTCCGACAGCACGCCGACCACGTGCTCGGTCGCCGCGGTGAAGGGCGCGAGCGCCCCCGCCGCGGTGAGCCGGCCGAGCTGGCGCACGAGGGCGCCGACCGGCATGCGCTCGATCAGGGCCTCGTTCACCGCGCGGCTCGTGAGCAGCCCCGTCGGCAGCGCCTCCCAGGGCAGGTTGTGCGAGCGCACCTGCGCCGCCGCGAAGGCCCCGTCGACGCCCTCCGCCTGCACCGCGGCGAAGGCGTGGACGAGGGCGGGGGTCTCCTCGGTCAGCGTCCAGCGGCAGATCCAGTCGAACAGCGCCTTCCGGGCCGGCTCGTCCGTCTCCGGATGGGCCAGCCGCAGGAGGTCGCGGTGCGACCAGCCCTGGCGGGCGCGGACCTTCACCGCCTGGTAGGCGAGCGCCTCCACCGGACGCGCCCGGTACCAGTCGCCGACCGCCCGCCGCAAGCCCCGGCCCCAGCCGCGCATCGCCTCGACGGCGCCCGCGAACTGGAACAGGTGCGTGCCGGTGCGGCAGACCCGGGGCAGGGCGGCGAGCGCCACCCGGCGGGTCGCCTCGGCGTCCGCGGAGGCCGCGAGCGCGAGGGCGAAGATCGCCGGATCCTGCTTCGGGGCGCGGCCCTCCTCGCTCACCGCGACGATGGCCGCGACCGCTCGCGCCCCGTCCTCACGGATGCAGCGCATCACCGCGACCGCGTTCTCCCGGGAGAGAGGCCGCTCGCCCGCGTAGTACGAGCCGCCCTCCGCGCCGAGCACGAGGAAGCGGTCGAGCCGCGCCCAGTCGCTGACCGCGAAGGCGTGGCCGCCGGCCGAGTTCGGCACGGTGCGGAGGATCGGCTCCGACTGCGGGGTGCGCCGGAGCGAGAACAGCTTTCCATCGTTCAACATCGCTCGCTCCTTTCTCCGCGGGGTTTTTTTGGGACTTGCCCCGAGGCTCGTTGCGGCCGCGCGGTCGTGGATGTTGCGAGGGGCTCCAATGCCTTGCGACGTTCGGGATTCGAACCCCAGGACCAGATCATCCTCGCAATCCGGCCCGCGCGGCCGAATTCTTCTCATCGTTCCAGCGGCCGTGCGGGCATGGTGGGAGAGACAGAGAACCCGCTCTCGCGGCGTGCGTCGCCCGTCCGCCACCCAGGCATCGGACCTCGCGGCCCCGTGGGATTCGAACCCGGCCTTCCGGCCGACGATCACCTGCCTCCATCGGCCCGGCGGGAGTCGAACCCGCGACCCCCTCATGAAGAATGACAACCTTGCCGCGAACGGCCCCGCGGTCGTGGATGTCGGGGACGGGTTTTCCTGAGCTACGGGCGTGACGCCCGGCGGAGCTCGAATCCGCGACCTCCGCGGCGGGTGCCGCGGCGCTCTGACCGGTAACCGTGTCCGTTCGGCCCGCAGGGACCGCCGGGATGGGGATGGGGATGGGGGGATTCACGGCCGAACCGGAGCGGCGGCCACGCGGGCATGGGGGTGCGGACGGGCATGTCCTTGCGGACAACCGAGCCCTCCGCCCGGAGGCGTCAGGCGTTCGATTCCCTGAGATAACCGTCCGCTATCGGCCCGCGTGGCCGACGATCGCGCGTGCGACCGGATACGGCCGCATCGACCATGGCCGCTCGGACCCTGGACGGGCGAAAGCGGCGACGCTGAGGTCGTCGTGTTTCATGCCTTGCTCCGTCGAGGCGGGGCCAACGGGAGACGCGGACGTGTGAAGGGGCGATCGGGGCTTCACGGGACAGGTGATAACCGAACGCCGACCGGCCCGCGCCGGTGATCTTTTCGAGTCGTGAACCGGACGTGGCGCGAACGGGCGAGGACCTTCCCATGCGGGCAAGCGGTCACGCCCGTTCTCCGGTCCGGCCGAACCGATGGGCCGGGGATACGGGCCCGCCCCGTCTGCGTCAACCGCAAACTTGAAAATTCTTTCAGCTTCGCCCATCTCCCGCCTCATGATCCCATCCGCCATCACCCCTGCCCAGATCCGCGCCGGACGCGGCCTTCTCAAATGGACCCAAGGGGTTCTGGCGAGCCGCGCCAGCATCTCCGCCGTGACCCTGAACATGATCGAGAGCGATCAGGTCGCACCGCGGACCAGGACGCTCGCCGCGATCCGCTCGGTGCTCGAAGGGGAGGGCATCCGCTTCATCGGCGACGACGAGGAGGGCTACGGCGTCGTCATGCGGCGCAAGCCGCCATCGGACGACGAAAGTTCCGGGGCAGCGCAGCCCCAGGCGTCGCCTTCCGTGCGGGCCGCCGAGTGAGCGCCCGCATCGATCTCAACGCCGATCTCGGCGAGGGCTTCGGCCCCTGGCGCATGGGCGACGACGCCGCGCTCCTCGACATCGTCACCTCGGCCAACGTCGCCTGCGGCTTCCACGCGGGCGACCCCGACATCATGGTCGAGACCGCCGCGGCGGCGCGGGCGCGGGGCGTGGCCATCGGCGCCCATCCGGGCTTCCCGGATCTGCGCGGCTTCGGCCGGAACCGGATTCAGGAGAGCCCGAGACGGATCGAGCGCGACGTCGCCTATCAGATCGGCGCGCTCCAGGCCTGCGCCGCCCTGGCCGGCGCCCGCCTCACCCACGTCAAGGCGCACGGGGCGCTCGCCAACCTCTCCAACGAGGACGAGGCCGTGGCCGAGGCGCTGGCCCGCGCCGTGGCCGGGGTGGATCGCGGCCTCGCCCTGATGGTGATGCCGGGGCTGCCCGCCGAGCGGGCCGGCGCGCGGGCCGGGCTGCCCCTGGTGCGCGAGATCTACGCCGACCGCGCCTATGCCGAGGACGGGACGCTGAGCCCCCGCTCGGCCCCCGGCGCGGTGATCCACGACGCGCAGGACGCCGCCGAGCGCGTCGCCCGCATGGTCGGGGAGGGGGCGGTGTTCACGCCGGGCGGCCGCCGCATCCCGGCGGCGATCGACACGGTCTGCGTCCACGGCGACAACCCGGCGGCTCTGGCCATGGCCCGGGCGGTGCGGGCGGGGCTGGAGCGGGCGGGCCTTGCCCTGCGCCCCTATGGGGAGATCCGAGGGACTGTCTGACCACGGCGATCCTGTTCGCAGCCTCATCCCGAGGGGCAGGCGGCAGGTTCCCGGTCATGCCGTTTCCGATCGATCACTTCGGGTTTGGCCATCCTCCGTCCTCGCGCGCGGCCGCGAAGCGATCCAGGGCGCGGGCATGTCCGGAAAGGGCGCGCCCTGGTTTGTCACGGCTTCGCAAGGACGCAGGACAGGCCGAACTCATCGACCGGATGGCGTATCGGACAGGCTCCGAGTGGAGATCCGGACGCAGCCCCCTCGCCACGGCGAAGTTTGCGGGATCGAATCCGGCCCGCTCACGGTTTCTCGAATTCAGGTGCCTCCGGGCGCCGGCCTTGAGCGTCGCGTTGCAGGGAAGCCCGGCCCGAGATGAAGCGTATGTCCCCCGGCGAAGGCTTCGTCGCGCCGCCGCATCCGACCCGCGTCGCCGCCGCCGAGGCGCCCCGCGGCCCGCTCGCCTCCTCGCTGATCGTGTTCGCGATCATCGTCGCCGGCCTCTCTCTCGGCCGCGAGGTGCTGATCCCGATCGCGATCGCGGTGCTGCTGTCCTTCGTGCTCGGCCCGCTGGTGAATTTCTTGCGCCGCCTGCGGTTGGGGCGAGCGTTTGCGGTGCTGGTCTCGGTGCTGTTGGCCGCCGGGATCATCGCCGCGCTCTCCACCGTCATCGGCGTGCAGGTCGCCGAACTCGCCCAGGACGTGCCGCGCTACCAGCGCACCATCGAGCGCAAGGTCGAGGGCCTACGGACCGGCATGCTCGGCCGGACGATGGACTACATCGCCAACATCAACCGGGCGATCCATCAGGGCGGCGAGGAGAGCAAGGAGGCGGCCGGGAAGGCCAGGCCGCAGGCCGCCCGCGACAGCGCCCGCAGGACCGAGCCGGAGCCGTCGAATCCGGTCCTCGTGCAGGTGGAGGAGCGCCGGCCGAGCCCGGTCGAACTCGCCGGCACCGTGCTCTCGCCGGTGGCGCAGCCGCTCGCCACCGCCGGCATCGTCCTCGTGGTGCTGCTGTTCATCCTGATGCAGCGCGAGGATCTGCGCGACCGCCTGATCCGGCTCGCCGGCTCCAGCGACCTCCACCGCACGACGGTGGCGATGGACGACGCGGCGCGGCGGCTCTCGCGCTACTTCCTCGGCCAGCTCGCCCTCAACTCCGCCTTCGGCATCGTCATCGGCGTCGGGCTCTGGATCATCGGCGTGCCGAGCCCCGTGCTGTGGGGCATCTTCGCGCTGGTGATGCGCTTCGTGCCCTATATCGGCGCCTTCCTCTCGGCGGTCCTGCCGATCGCCCTCGCGGCGGCGGTCGATCCGGGCTGGAGCATGGTGGTGGCGACCTTCCTGCTCTTCGCCCTCGTCGAGCCCGTCGTCGGCCAGATCGTCGAGCCGCTGGTCTACGGCCACTCGACCGGACTGTCGCCGTTCTCGGTGCTGGTCTCGGCGCTGTTCTGGACCTGGCTGTGGGGACCGGTGGGACTCCTGCTCTCGACGCCGCTCACCGTCTGCCTCGTCGTGCTCGGGCGCCACGTCGACCGGCTCGAATTCCTGGACGTGCTGTTCAGCAACCGCCCGGCGCTCACCCCGATC from Methylorubrum populi includes these protein-coding regions:
- a CDS encoding plasmid stabilization protein is translated as MASSRPSTSLTIRDPGGTLRERLRVRAARSGRSVEAEAQAILQDGLRVEDGTGLDLAAAIRRRVAHLGGIELDEHPVVTLRDPPCLEE
- a CDS encoding TROVE domain-containing protein translates to MLNDGKLFSLRRTPQSEPILRTVPNSAGGHAFAVSDWARLDRFLVLGAEGGSYYAGERPLSRENAVAVMRCIREDGARAVAAIVAVSEEGRAPKQDPAIFALALAASADAEATRRVALAALPRVCRTGTHLFQFAGAVEAMRGWGRGLRRAVGDWYRARPVEALAYQAVKVRARQGWSHRDLLRLAHPETDEPARKALFDWICRWTLTEETPALVHAFAAVQAEGVDGAFAAAQVRSHNLPWEALPTGLLTSRAVNEALIERMPVGALVRQLGRLTAAGALAPFTAATEHVVGVLSDRERLLKARLHPMALLVALKTYASGRGQRGRLSWEPVAAVVEALNAAFYTAFAAVEPTGKRLVLALDVSGSMGWGSVAGSALTPREAAAAMALVTAATEEHWQTLAFTAEDGRDWQAGAALTTLPIGPSMRLDQAATVADGLPFGATDCSLPMRWALERGVKADAFVVYTDSETWAGPVHPVEALRAYREKTGIPARLVVVGLVSNGFSIADPDDAGMLDVVGFDTAAPALIADFIRG
- a CDS encoding helix-turn-helix transcriptional regulator: MIPSAITPAQIRAGRGLLKWTQGVLASRASISAVTLNMIESDQVAPRTRTLAAIRSVLEGEGIRFIGDDEEGYGVVMRRKPPSDDESSGAAQPQASPSVRAAE
- a CDS encoding 5-oxoprolinase subunit PxpA → MGDDAALLDIVTSANVACGFHAGDPDIMVETAAAARARGVAIGAHPGFPDLRGFGRNRIQESPRRIERDVAYQIGALQACAALAGARLTHVKAHGALANLSNEDEAVAEALARAVAGVDRGLALMVMPGLPAERAGARAGLPLVREIYADRAYAEDGTLSPRSAPGAVIHDAQDAAERVARMVGEGAVFTPGGRRIPAAIDTVCVHGDNPAALAMARAVRAGLERAGLALRPYGEIRGTV
- a CDS encoding AI-2E family transporter → MKRMSPGEGFVAPPHPTRVAAAEAPRGPLASSLIVFAIIVAGLSLGREVLIPIAIAVLLSFVLGPLVNFLRRLRLGRAFAVLVSVLLAAGIIAALSTVIGVQVAELAQDVPRYQRTIERKVEGLRTGMLGRTMDYIANINRAIHQGGEESKEAAGKARPQAARDSARRTEPEPSNPVLVQVEERRPSPVELAGTVLSPVAQPLATAGIVLVVLLFILMQREDLRDRLIRLAGSSDLHRTTVAMDDAARRLSRYFLGQLALNSAFGIVIGVGLWIIGVPSPVLWGIFALVMRFVPYIGAFLSAVLPIALAAAVDPGWSMVVATFLLFALVEPVVGQIVEPLVYGHSTGLSPFSVLVSALFWTWLWGPVGLLLSTPLTVCLVVLGRHVDRLEFLDVLFSNRPALTPIENFYQRMLADDPEEAQEHADLILRECSLSAYYDDVVLKGLELAARDAARGVLTPDQKDGIRASITALVEDLEEREDRLPEASDKAARPIPDGAGEGACKSDPIPEPDPDALPEAWRADGAVLLVSGRGFLDGAATAIADQLLRKRGFGTRPVPFAEVARVRIDDWHPGPAQAVCVISLALTGEPAHLRRLVSRLRRKLDAVPVVAGLWRLDEAVLSDEALRAKLGADDHVTSLRALIETILAMARHGGGANAPERRDAATPPRQAQPRAIA